A single genomic interval of Suncus etruscus isolate mSunEtr1 chromosome 10, mSunEtr1.pri.cur, whole genome shotgun sequence harbors:
- the RBM12B gene encoding RNA-binding protein 12B isoform X1 — MAVVIRLKGLPFIAGPVDIRRFFTGLTILDGGVHIIGGKIGEAFIIFATDEDARRAISRSGGLILNSSVELFLSSKAEMQRIIGIEPPGSEALGVGSFSNFIEDIKKQARNSEYGSLIAQDAEFPTNGTECGDLEPRKTRPSKAESPYLFLRGLPYLVNEDDVRVFFSGLWVDGVIFLKHHDGRNNGDAIVKFASCVDASGGLKRHRNFMGSRFIEVMQGSEEQWIEFGGNAINEGNISVRTDEHSPPREINDRHSRRRSLSKSPRRTRPLSPHGYYVQLKNLSLTVNKKDLRNFFRDTDLANEQIKFLYKDDRRTRNAVVMFKTLRDYNTARGLHKTVLQYRPVHIDPVSRKDMLKLIKYYEKQRPVSVEKKRLGSVSQKSQEGYSGQKLCIYIRNFPFDVTKIEVQKFFADFLLAEDDIYLLYDDKGVGLGEALVRFKSEEQAMRAELSLNRRRFLGTEVLLRLISEAQMQEFGVNFPVTFSERIQENSQSCDRDDHFHSFESNDPPMYSVDRLENWRRHEDLKQPDNFRHPQKDSRQLDRHLPRDFQHSSEDFRYSPEEFRPPREEHLGRSPEDLRHPWEDFRHSQEEGFRHQRVEDWRQPSEEDFRQPSEEDSRRPAEGNFRRLPEDSRQLPTKNFRQLDEDFRHSPEEDFSSYPKEHFRQPPQEHFRRRPSPEHFRKTSKEYFHNPPQEHFRRSPQEHSRQSPREHYRRTPQEHGRRSPQEHGRRSPQEHGRRSPQEHYRRSSQEYYRQSPQEHCRRSPQENFRRPSQEPFRRLPQEHFRRPPQEHFKRPPPEHFRRPPQEHFKRSREEDFRHLSDEDFRGPPDGDFRHTPDRHFRSSQEEDFRCPSDEDFQWLPEEDVREAPEDSRLSDHFRPPVKKRGPPDGFRSHRTVVNFGRPESDKYDSGKRNVGRFSEERFVPDPNSNRSAARITPIKIMNLPFKASVNEILGFFHGYRVVNDSVSIQYNDQGLPTGEALVSMINYNEAVAAIKDLNDRPVGPRKVKLILI, encoded by the exons ATGGCTGTAGTCATCCGTTTAAAGGGGCTTCCTTTTATTGCGGGGCCTGTGGATATTCGTCGCTTCTTCACGGGATTGACTATTCTTGATGGAGGAGTACATATAATTGGAGGGAAAATAGGGGAGGCTTTTATTATTTTCGCAACAGATGAAGATGCAAGACGTGCCATAAGTCGCTCTGGAGGGCTTATCTTAAATTCATCTGTAGAGCTTTTTCTTAGTAGTAAGGCAGAAATGCAAAGGATTATAGGAATAGAGCCACCAGGATCTGAAGCCTTGGGGGTTGGCAGCTTTTCGAATTTCATTGAGGATATTAAGAAGCAAGCAAGGAACTCTGAATATGGCTCTCTGATTGCTCAAGATGCTGAGTTTCCTACTAATGGAACAGAATGTGGTGATTTAGAGCCAAGAAAGACACGGCCGTCAAAAGCTGAGAGTCCTTACTTGTTTCTCCGGGGCTTGCCTTACTTAGTAAATGAAGATGATGTTCGTGTTTTTTTCTCTGGCTTGTGGGTGGATGGagtcattttcttaaaacatcATGATGGTCGAAATAACGGTGATGCCATAGTAAAATTTGCTTCCTGTGTCGATGCTTCAGGTGGTCTTAAGCGTCACAGGAATTTTATGGGCTCAAGATTTATAGAAGTAATGCAAGGCTCAGAAGAGCAATGGATTGAATTTGGTGGTAATGCCATTAATGAAGGTAACATTTCTGTGAGAACTGATGAGCACTCTCCACCAAGAGAAATCAATGATAGACATTCTCGAAGACGATCTCTTTCAAAGTCTCCCAGAAGAACACGTCCTCTTTCTCCTCATGGATATTATGTCCAATTAAAAAACCTGTCCCTCACTGTTAACAAAAAAGATTTGAGAAATTTCTTTAGAGATACGGATCTGGCTAATGAACAGATAAAGTTTTTATATAAAGATGACAGAAGAACAAGGAATGCCGTTGTGATGTTCAAGACTCTGAGAGACTATAATACCGCTCGAGGTTTACATAAGACTGTTTTACAGTATCGTCCGGTTCATATTGATCCAGTATCTAGAAAAGATATGTTGaagttaattaaatattatgaaaAGCAAAGGCCGGTGTCAGTAGAGAAAAAGAGGCTTGGGTCTGTATCACAAAAATCTCAAGAAGGCTATTCTGGCCAGAAACTCTgcatatatataagaaattttcCATTTGATGTCACAAAAATTGAAGTGCAGAAGTTCTTTGCAGACTTTCTTCTTGCTGAGGATGATATTTACTTGCTTTATGATGACAAGGGAGTTGGTCTGGGAGAAGCATTGGTGAGATTCAAGTCAGAAGAACAGGCCATGAGAGCTGAACTAAGTTTAAACCGGCGAAGATTCTTGGGGACAGAGGTATTACTGAGACTTATCTCCGAAGCACAAATGCAGGAATTCGGTGTAAATTTTCCAGTGACGTTCAGTGAAAGAATTCAAGAGAATTCTCAGTCATGTGATAGAGATGACCATTTCCATTCGTTTGAGTCCAATGATCCACCCATGTACTCAGTTGACCGTTTGGAAAACTGGCGACGTCATGAGGATTTAAAGCAACCAGACAATTTCAGACATCCGCAGAAGGATTCCAGGCAGCTTGATAGGCACCTTCCCAGAGACTTTCAGCATTCCTCCGAGGACTTCAGATATTCTCCAGAAGAATTTAGGCCCCCTCGGGAAGAACACTTAGGAAGATCTCCTGAGGACCTCAGGCACCCTTGGGAGGATTTCAGACACTCACAGGAAGAGGGCTTCAGGCACCAACGGGTGGAGGACTGGAGGCAACCATCAGAGGAAGATTTTAGACAACCCTCTGAGGAGGATTCCAGGAGGCCTGCTGAGGGAAACTTCAGGCGGCTACCGGAGGATTCAAGGCAACTTCCTACGAAGAATTTTAGGCAGCTTGATGAGGATTTCAGACATTCTCCTGAAGAGGATTTCAGTAGTTATCCTAAGGAACACTTCAGGCAACCACCTCAAGAACACTTTAGGCGGCGACCATCACCAGAACATTTCAGGAAGACATCCAAGGAGTATTTTCACAATCCTCCCCAGGAACATTTCAG GCGGTCCCCTCAGGAGCATAGCAGGCAGTCTCCCCGGGAGCATTACAGGCGGACTCCCCAGGAGCATGGCAGGCGGTCCCCCCAGGAGCATGGCAGGCGGTCCCCCCAGGAGCATGGCAGGCGGTCTCCCCAGGAGCATTACAGGCGGTCTTCCCAGGAGTATTACAGGCAGTCTCCCCAGGAGCATTGCAGGCGGTCTCCCCAGGAGAACTTTCGGAGACCATCTCAGGAGCCTTTCAGACGACTGCCACAGGAGCATTTCAGGCGACCACCTCAGGAGCATTTCAAGCGACCACCTCCGGAGCATTTCAGGCGACCGCCTCAAGAGCATTTTAAGCGTTCCCGAGAGGAAGATTTCAGGCACCTGTCAGATGAAGACTTTAGGGGGCCTCCTGATGGAGATTTCAGGCATACTCCTGATAGGCACTTCAGGAGCTCCCAGGAGGAAGATTTTAGATGCCCTTCGGATGAGGACTTCCAGTGGCTGCCTGAGGAAGATGTCCGGGAAGCTCCAGAGGACTCTAGACTTTCTGATCATTTCAGACCACCTGTAAAGAAGAGGGGCCCACCTGACGGTTTTAGGAGTCATCGTACTGTTGTAAATTTTGGCCGTCCAGAAAGTGACAAGTATGACTCTGGAAAGCGTAATGTAGGACGTTTTTCTGAGGAGAGATTTGTTCCCGATCCAAATTCAAATCGTAGTGCAGCCAGGATAACGCCTATTAAAATTATGAATCTTCCATTTAAAGCCAGTGTTAATGAAATTCTAGGTTTTTTCCATGGTTATCGAGTCGTAAATGACTCAGTTTCAATACAATATAATGACCAAGGATTACCTACAGGGGAAGCCCTTGTTTCTATGATCAACTATAATGAAGCTGTGGCTGCTATTAAAGATCTTAATGATAGGCCAGTGGGCCCCCGCAAAGTTAAGTTAATTTTGATCTAA
- the RBM12B gene encoding RNA-binding protein 12B isoform X2, with amino-acid sequence MAVVIRLKGLPFIAGPVDIRRFFTGLTILDGGVHIIGGKIGEAFIIFATDEDARRAISRSGGLILNSSVELFLSSKAEMQRIIGIEPPGSEALGVGSFSNFIEDIKKQARNSEYGSLIAQDAEFPTNGTECGDLEPRKTRPSKAESPYLFLRGLPYLVNEDDVRVFFSGLWVDGVIFLKHHDGRNNGDAIVKFASCVDASGGLKRHRNFMGSRFIEVMQGSEEQWIEFGGNAINEGNISVRTDEHSPPREINDRHSRRRSLSKSPRRTRPLSPHGYYVQLKNLSLTVNKKDLRNFFRDTDLANEQIKFLYKDDRRTRNAVVMFKTLRDYNTARGLHKTVLQYRPVHIDPVSRKDMLKLIKYYEKQRPVSVEKKRLGSVSQKSQEGYSGQKLCIYIRNFPFDVTKIEVQKFFADFLLAEDDIYLLYDDKGVGLGEALVRFKSEEQAMRAELSLNRRRFLGTEVLLRLISEAQMQEFGVNFPVTFSERIQENSQSCDRDDHFHSFESNDPPMYSVDRLENWRRHEDLKQPDNFRHPQKDSRQLDRHLPRDFQHSSEDFRYSPEEFRPPREEHLGRSPEDLRHPWEDFRHSQEEGFRHQRVEDWRQPSEEDFRQPSEEDSRRPAEGNFRRLPEDSRQLPTKNFRQLDEDFRHSPEEDFSSYPKEHFRQPPQEHFRRRPSPEHFRKTSKEYFHNPPQEHFRRSPQEHGRRSPQEHGRRSPQEHYRRSSQEYYRQSPQEHCRRSPQENFRRPSQEPFRRLPQEHFRRPPQEHFKRPPPEHFRRPPQEHFKRSREEDFRHLSDEDFRGPPDGDFRHTPDRHFRSSQEEDFRCPSDEDFQWLPEEDVREAPEDSRLSDHFRPPVKKRGPPDGFRSHRTVVNFGRPESDKYDSGKRNVGRFSEERFVPDPNSNRSAARITPIKIMNLPFKASVNEILGFFHGYRVVNDSVSIQYNDQGLPTGEALVSMINYNEAVAAIKDLNDRPVGPRKVKLILI; translated from the exons ATGGCTGTAGTCATCCGTTTAAAGGGGCTTCCTTTTATTGCGGGGCCTGTGGATATTCGTCGCTTCTTCACGGGATTGACTATTCTTGATGGAGGAGTACATATAATTGGAGGGAAAATAGGGGAGGCTTTTATTATTTTCGCAACAGATGAAGATGCAAGACGTGCCATAAGTCGCTCTGGAGGGCTTATCTTAAATTCATCTGTAGAGCTTTTTCTTAGTAGTAAGGCAGAAATGCAAAGGATTATAGGAATAGAGCCACCAGGATCTGAAGCCTTGGGGGTTGGCAGCTTTTCGAATTTCATTGAGGATATTAAGAAGCAAGCAAGGAACTCTGAATATGGCTCTCTGATTGCTCAAGATGCTGAGTTTCCTACTAATGGAACAGAATGTGGTGATTTAGAGCCAAGAAAGACACGGCCGTCAAAAGCTGAGAGTCCTTACTTGTTTCTCCGGGGCTTGCCTTACTTAGTAAATGAAGATGATGTTCGTGTTTTTTTCTCTGGCTTGTGGGTGGATGGagtcattttcttaaaacatcATGATGGTCGAAATAACGGTGATGCCATAGTAAAATTTGCTTCCTGTGTCGATGCTTCAGGTGGTCTTAAGCGTCACAGGAATTTTATGGGCTCAAGATTTATAGAAGTAATGCAAGGCTCAGAAGAGCAATGGATTGAATTTGGTGGTAATGCCATTAATGAAGGTAACATTTCTGTGAGAACTGATGAGCACTCTCCACCAAGAGAAATCAATGATAGACATTCTCGAAGACGATCTCTTTCAAAGTCTCCCAGAAGAACACGTCCTCTTTCTCCTCATGGATATTATGTCCAATTAAAAAACCTGTCCCTCACTGTTAACAAAAAAGATTTGAGAAATTTCTTTAGAGATACGGATCTGGCTAATGAACAGATAAAGTTTTTATATAAAGATGACAGAAGAACAAGGAATGCCGTTGTGATGTTCAAGACTCTGAGAGACTATAATACCGCTCGAGGTTTACATAAGACTGTTTTACAGTATCGTCCGGTTCATATTGATCCAGTATCTAGAAAAGATATGTTGaagttaattaaatattatgaaaAGCAAAGGCCGGTGTCAGTAGAGAAAAAGAGGCTTGGGTCTGTATCACAAAAATCTCAAGAAGGCTATTCTGGCCAGAAACTCTgcatatatataagaaattttcCATTTGATGTCACAAAAATTGAAGTGCAGAAGTTCTTTGCAGACTTTCTTCTTGCTGAGGATGATATTTACTTGCTTTATGATGACAAGGGAGTTGGTCTGGGAGAAGCATTGGTGAGATTCAAGTCAGAAGAACAGGCCATGAGAGCTGAACTAAGTTTAAACCGGCGAAGATTCTTGGGGACAGAGGTATTACTGAGACTTATCTCCGAAGCACAAATGCAGGAATTCGGTGTAAATTTTCCAGTGACGTTCAGTGAAAGAATTCAAGAGAATTCTCAGTCATGTGATAGAGATGACCATTTCCATTCGTTTGAGTCCAATGATCCACCCATGTACTCAGTTGACCGTTTGGAAAACTGGCGACGTCATGAGGATTTAAAGCAACCAGACAATTTCAGACATCCGCAGAAGGATTCCAGGCAGCTTGATAGGCACCTTCCCAGAGACTTTCAGCATTCCTCCGAGGACTTCAGATATTCTCCAGAAGAATTTAGGCCCCCTCGGGAAGAACACTTAGGAAGATCTCCTGAGGACCTCAGGCACCCTTGGGAGGATTTCAGACACTCACAGGAAGAGGGCTTCAGGCACCAACGGGTGGAGGACTGGAGGCAACCATCAGAGGAAGATTTTAGACAACCCTCTGAGGAGGATTCCAGGAGGCCTGCTGAGGGAAACTTCAGGCGGCTACCGGAGGATTCAAGGCAACTTCCTACGAAGAATTTTAGGCAGCTTGATGAGGATTTCAGACATTCTCCTGAAGAGGATTTCAGTAGTTATCCTAAGGAACACTTCAGGCAACCACCTCAAGAACACTTTAGGCGGCGACCATCACCAGAACATTTCAGGAAGACATCCAAGGAGTATTTTCACAATCCTCCCCAGGAACATTTCAG GCGGTCCCCCCAGGAGCATGGCAGGCGGTCCCCCCAGGAGCATGGCAGGCGGTCTCCCCAGGAGCATTACAGGCGGTCTTCCCAGGAGTATTACAGGCAGTCTCCCCAGGAGCATTGCAGGCGGTCTCCCCAGGAGAACTTTCGGAGACCATCTCAGGAGCCTTTCAGACGACTGCCACAGGAGCATTTCAGGCGACCACCTCAGGAGCATTTCAAGCGACCACCTCCGGAGCATTTCAGGCGACCGCCTCAAGAGCATTTTAAGCGTTCCCGAGAGGAAGATTTCAGGCACCTGTCAGATGAAGACTTTAGGGGGCCTCCTGATGGAGATTTCAGGCATACTCCTGATAGGCACTTCAGGAGCTCCCAGGAGGAAGATTTTAGATGCCCTTCGGATGAGGACTTCCAGTGGCTGCCTGAGGAAGATGTCCGGGAAGCTCCAGAGGACTCTAGACTTTCTGATCATTTCAGACCACCTGTAAAGAAGAGGGGCCCACCTGACGGTTTTAGGAGTCATCGTACTGTTGTAAATTTTGGCCGTCCAGAAAGTGACAAGTATGACTCTGGAAAGCGTAATGTAGGACGTTTTTCTGAGGAGAGATTTGTTCCCGATCCAAATTCAAATCGTAGTGCAGCCAGGATAACGCCTATTAAAATTATGAATCTTCCATTTAAAGCCAGTGTTAATGAAATTCTAGGTTTTTTCCATGGTTATCGAGTCGTAAATGACTCAGTTTCAATACAATATAATGACCAAGGATTACCTACAGGGGAAGCCCTTGTTTCTATGATCAACTATAATGAAGCTGTGGCTGCTATTAAAGATCTTAATGATAGGCCAGTGGGCCCCCGCAAAGTTAAGTTAATTTTGATCTAA
- the RBM12B gene encoding RNA-binding protein 12B isoform X3, with protein sequence MAVVIRLKGLPFIAGPVDIRRFFTGLTILDGGVHIIGGKIGEAFIIFATDEDARRAISRSGGLILNSSVELFLSSKAEMQRIIGIEPPGSEALGVGSFSNFIEDIKKQARNSEYGSLIAQDAEFPTNGTECGDLEPRKTRPSKAESPYLFLRGLPYLVNEDDVRVFFSGLWVDGVIFLKHHDGRNNGDAIVKFASCVDASGGLKRHRNFMGSRFIEVMQGSEEQWIEFGGNAINEGNISVRTDEHSPPREINDRHSRRRSLSKSPRRTRPLSPHGYYVQLKNLSLTVNKKDLRNFFRDTDLANEQIKFLYKDDRRTRNAVVMFKTLRDYNTARGLHKTVLQYRPVHIDPVSRKDMLKLIKYYEKQRPVSVEKKRLGSVSQKSQEGYSGQKLCIYIRNFPFDVTKIEVQKFFADFLLAEDDIYLLYDDKGVGLGEALVRFKSEEQAMRAELSLNRRRFLGTEVLLRLISEAQMQEFGVNFPVTFSERIQENSQSCDRDDHFHSFESNDPPMYSVDRLENWRRHEDLKQPDNFRHPQKDSRQLDRHLPRDFQHSSEDFRYSPEEFRPPREEHLGRSPEDLRHPWEDFRHSQEEGFRHQRVEDWRQPSEEDFRQPSEEDSRRPAEGNFRRLPEDSRQLPTKNFRQLDEDFRHSPEEDFSSYPKEHFRQPPQEHFRRRPSPEHFRKTSKEYFHNPPQEHFRRSPQEHGRRSPQEHYRRSSQEYYRQSPQEHCRRSPQENFRRPSQEPFRRLPQEHFRRPPQEHFKRPPPEHFRRPPQEHFKRSREEDFRHLSDEDFRGPPDGDFRHTPDRHFRSSQEEDFRCPSDEDFQWLPEEDVREAPEDSRLSDHFRPPVKKRGPPDGFRSHRTVVNFGRPESDKYDSGKRNVGRFSEERFVPDPNSNRSAARITPIKIMNLPFKASVNEILGFFHGYRVVNDSVSIQYNDQGLPTGEALVSMINYNEAVAAIKDLNDRPVGPRKVKLILI encoded by the exons ATGGCTGTAGTCATCCGTTTAAAGGGGCTTCCTTTTATTGCGGGGCCTGTGGATATTCGTCGCTTCTTCACGGGATTGACTATTCTTGATGGAGGAGTACATATAATTGGAGGGAAAATAGGGGAGGCTTTTATTATTTTCGCAACAGATGAAGATGCAAGACGTGCCATAAGTCGCTCTGGAGGGCTTATCTTAAATTCATCTGTAGAGCTTTTTCTTAGTAGTAAGGCAGAAATGCAAAGGATTATAGGAATAGAGCCACCAGGATCTGAAGCCTTGGGGGTTGGCAGCTTTTCGAATTTCATTGAGGATATTAAGAAGCAAGCAAGGAACTCTGAATATGGCTCTCTGATTGCTCAAGATGCTGAGTTTCCTACTAATGGAACAGAATGTGGTGATTTAGAGCCAAGAAAGACACGGCCGTCAAAAGCTGAGAGTCCTTACTTGTTTCTCCGGGGCTTGCCTTACTTAGTAAATGAAGATGATGTTCGTGTTTTTTTCTCTGGCTTGTGGGTGGATGGagtcattttcttaaaacatcATGATGGTCGAAATAACGGTGATGCCATAGTAAAATTTGCTTCCTGTGTCGATGCTTCAGGTGGTCTTAAGCGTCACAGGAATTTTATGGGCTCAAGATTTATAGAAGTAATGCAAGGCTCAGAAGAGCAATGGATTGAATTTGGTGGTAATGCCATTAATGAAGGTAACATTTCTGTGAGAACTGATGAGCACTCTCCACCAAGAGAAATCAATGATAGACATTCTCGAAGACGATCTCTTTCAAAGTCTCCCAGAAGAACACGTCCTCTTTCTCCTCATGGATATTATGTCCAATTAAAAAACCTGTCCCTCACTGTTAACAAAAAAGATTTGAGAAATTTCTTTAGAGATACGGATCTGGCTAATGAACAGATAAAGTTTTTATATAAAGATGACAGAAGAACAAGGAATGCCGTTGTGATGTTCAAGACTCTGAGAGACTATAATACCGCTCGAGGTTTACATAAGACTGTTTTACAGTATCGTCCGGTTCATATTGATCCAGTATCTAGAAAAGATATGTTGaagttaattaaatattatgaaaAGCAAAGGCCGGTGTCAGTAGAGAAAAAGAGGCTTGGGTCTGTATCACAAAAATCTCAAGAAGGCTATTCTGGCCAGAAACTCTgcatatatataagaaattttcCATTTGATGTCACAAAAATTGAAGTGCAGAAGTTCTTTGCAGACTTTCTTCTTGCTGAGGATGATATTTACTTGCTTTATGATGACAAGGGAGTTGGTCTGGGAGAAGCATTGGTGAGATTCAAGTCAGAAGAACAGGCCATGAGAGCTGAACTAAGTTTAAACCGGCGAAGATTCTTGGGGACAGAGGTATTACTGAGACTTATCTCCGAAGCACAAATGCAGGAATTCGGTGTAAATTTTCCAGTGACGTTCAGTGAAAGAATTCAAGAGAATTCTCAGTCATGTGATAGAGATGACCATTTCCATTCGTTTGAGTCCAATGATCCACCCATGTACTCAGTTGACCGTTTGGAAAACTGGCGACGTCATGAGGATTTAAAGCAACCAGACAATTTCAGACATCCGCAGAAGGATTCCAGGCAGCTTGATAGGCACCTTCCCAGAGACTTTCAGCATTCCTCCGAGGACTTCAGATATTCTCCAGAAGAATTTAGGCCCCCTCGGGAAGAACACTTAGGAAGATCTCCTGAGGACCTCAGGCACCCTTGGGAGGATTTCAGACACTCACAGGAAGAGGGCTTCAGGCACCAACGGGTGGAGGACTGGAGGCAACCATCAGAGGAAGATTTTAGACAACCCTCTGAGGAGGATTCCAGGAGGCCTGCTGAGGGAAACTTCAGGCGGCTACCGGAGGATTCAAGGCAACTTCCTACGAAGAATTTTAGGCAGCTTGATGAGGATTTCAGACATTCTCCTGAAGAGGATTTCAGTAGTTATCCTAAGGAACACTTCAGGCAACCACCTCAAGAACACTTTAGGCGGCGACCATCACCAGAACATTTCAGGAAGACATCCAAGGAGTATTTTCACAATCCTCCCCAGGAACATTTCAG GCGGTCCCCCCAGGAGCATGGCAGGCGGTCTCCCCAGGAGCATTACAGGCGGTCTTCCCAGGAGTATTACAGGCAGTCTCCCCAGGAGCATTGCAGGCGGTCTCCCCAGGAGAACTTTCGGAGACCATCTCAGGAGCCTTTCAGACGACTGCCACAGGAGCATTTCAGGCGACCACCTCAGGAGCATTTCAAGCGACCACCTCCGGAGCATTTCAGGCGACCGCCTCAAGAGCATTTTAAGCGTTCCCGAGAGGAAGATTTCAGGCACCTGTCAGATGAAGACTTTAGGGGGCCTCCTGATGGAGATTTCAGGCATACTCCTGATAGGCACTTCAGGAGCTCCCAGGAGGAAGATTTTAGATGCCCTTCGGATGAGGACTTCCAGTGGCTGCCTGAGGAAGATGTCCGGGAAGCTCCAGAGGACTCTAGACTTTCTGATCATTTCAGACCACCTGTAAAGAAGAGGGGCCCACCTGACGGTTTTAGGAGTCATCGTACTGTTGTAAATTTTGGCCGTCCAGAAAGTGACAAGTATGACTCTGGAAAGCGTAATGTAGGACGTTTTTCTGAGGAGAGATTTGTTCCCGATCCAAATTCAAATCGTAGTGCAGCCAGGATAACGCCTATTAAAATTATGAATCTTCCATTTAAAGCCAGTGTTAATGAAATTCTAGGTTTTTTCCATGGTTATCGAGTCGTAAATGACTCAGTTTCAATACAATATAATGACCAAGGATTACCTACAGGGGAAGCCCTTGTTTCTATGATCAACTATAATGAAGCTGTGGCTGCTATTAAAGATCTTAATGATAGGCCAGTGGGCCCCCGCAAAGTTAAGTTAATTTTGATCTAA